The nucleotide window TAAGCGAAGCTGTGGTTGGAGACGAAACAGGAAGGATAAAACTAACTTTATGGGGAAACCTGGCTGGTTCAATTAAAGCCGGTTCTGTAGTTAAAATAGATAATGCGTGGACTACTGCTTACAAAGGACAAGTACAACTAAACGCAGGCAGTAAATCTCAGATATCAGAATCTCAAGAGGACGGAGTGCCAGAGGCAGACCAGATCCCAGAGAACATACCATCTGCGGGAGAGTATAGGAGACCACCACAAAGAGGAGGAAGAAGGTTCGGTGGAGGAAGGAGACCGAGACCTAGAAGAGAAGAAGGAGAGGAAGAGGAATGAGCTCTGATTTAGGACCTGAAAAAGAAGGAGTTAACTTCGATGAGGTAAAAGATTTAAAACCACAAAAAATTGGTGAATTTGTAGATAAAAGTGAAGACGAAGAAGGATATATAATAAAGGTGGCAGAGGATAAGGTTTACGAGTTGGCTCCCATAGCTTATTATGTATGGGAGATGTGTGATGGGAATAGGACAGTTACTCAAATAGTAAATCAGATAAGCCAAGAGGCTAACTTATCCCCTGATCAAGTTAGAGAACCGGTAGTAATGGTCTTAAACGAATTGAAAAAAGCATCCCTCATAAGCATGTAAAATAAAGATATAAACAGTTTTTCATATTTATTTTTTATATGCGTGCTATATTAAAAGAGGAAAACCTTTTAACTCCAGAGGAAGCTTTACAAAAACTTATTTATTCTCTATCCCCTTCAACTCCAGAAATAGAAGAAGTAGACATTATAAATTCTTTAGGTAGGATATCTGCGTCAGATGTACACTCACCACTAGACCTCCCGCCTTTTTCCAGATCTACAGTTGACGGCTATGCAGTAATAGCTGATGACACGCCTGGAGAATTGAAAGTTATTGGAAAGATCAGTATAGGAGAAGGGAAAGACCTGAAGGTCGAAAGAGGAGAAGCGGTCGAAGTGGACACCGGGGCGACCATACCTAGAGGAGCAACGGCTGTAGTGAAAGTAGAAGAAACGATAAGAGAAGGAGATACGGTAAAAATAACTAAAAAACTAAAGTTCGGTGAAAATATAGGTTGGGTGGGTAGTGATATACCTAAAGGCACGTTGGTCTTAAGGAAAGGAGAAAGAATAACACCAGAAAAAATAGCTCTTTTAGCTTCTGTCGGAATAAATAAAGTGAAAGTATACCGCAAAATAAAAATCTATATCATAACCACAGGAAACGAATTAGTTAAACCTGGAGAAAGCCTTTCGCCGGGCAAAATTTACGAGTCTAATTCTTATTATTTAGCCTCAAGGTTAAGGTTAAAGGGATACGAGGTCGTAGGAACCTCTCTGGTTTCAGATGACAAGGAAAAAATAAGGGAAGAACTATATAAGGGAATTTCAAGTGCTGACGTTGTAATACTAACGGGTGGGACAAGCGCGGGTGAAAAAGACTTTGTACACGAGGTCATCAGGGAAGAAGGTAAGATCATAGTCCACGGTATAAAGTTCAAACCCGGTAAACCTACAATCCTAGCAGAAGTCAAAGGTAAACCGGTATTCGGTCTGCCCGGTAATATGGTGTCTACAATAATGATAAGCGAACAGATTGTGGAGAAATATTTGTCCCTTAAAAATGGTGGTGAAATCGATGATTATATTACGGTCAAGGCAAAAGCTATTAACAAGATTTCAGCTGACAAGAAGAGGTTTACATACATTCCCGTTTTCCTCTTTAAACGAGAAGATGAATTCTATTGCCTTGCGGTACCTTTCGATAGTTACATGATCGGGACGTTTTCATTAGCAGACGGGTATATAGGGTTAAACCCGGGAGAGGAAGTAAATGAAGGCGAAAGCGTCAGAGTGTACGTAAGAAAACTTGATACTAGCCCAGTTTACATCGGGGAAGAAGAACCTACAATAATGTCTAAACTACCTCAACCATTTAGAATGTTGCCTCTAGGCTCCCTAGCGGCTATAAAAGCCTTAAAATACGGGATAGGCGATATCCTTGTAGTCAGCGACATTTATCCAGAAGACGTAAAAGAAAAAGAGGATTTAGTCTTAGAGAGGGACGTGATGGAAGTGGGTGATGGTGACGAGATCGGTTATTGGGAATGGGTCGGGATCTCAAAGATAGTCCAAAACCCGGTAGTTAAGTTGAGGTATCCTTCTTCAGCACTCAATTTCATAGGTAAAGCTAAGATCTTCGTGCCCTCCACTATCCTAAACCAAGGTAAGGCTATAAGGAGAGAGAGACTAAAGGTCTTCATAAGAAATTCTAAATTCAAAAACCATTTATAACATAATACTTTTTAGCGATCCGAGAACATTACGCCTAATGTCCGAAAAAATTATTGCAAAAGCTTTCTCGTCTTCAGCAAATTTAGGTGCAGGGTTTGATATCCTAGCAATGGCTCATGACGCTTTTTATGATTCAGTGGAGATCACTTCACAACCGTCTTCATCGCTCCAAGTTTATGTTGAGGGAGAAGGAGTACCGAATATCCCTGAGCAGAACTCTGCGAGTTTTGCCCTGATTAAGCTGCTGGAGGAGTTTAACATAAAGGCTAAGCTTAAAGTAAAAGTAAATAAAGGGATTCCACCTGGTCTCGGTATGGGGAGTAGCGGAGCTTCGTCTTCAGCCGCGGTAGTAGCTGCTAACGAACTGTTTAAATTAGAGCTATCTAACGACGATTTAGTAAAATTTTCAATGTTAGGCGAGATAGCTGCCTCAGGTTCTCCTCACCCAGATAATGTGGCTGCGAGCGTAGTCGGAGGAGTGGTAGCTGTAGTCTCAAGTGAACCGGTAAGGGTTGTCCAGATCCCAGTTAACCTCCCCTTTAGTCTTATCCTATTTATCCCTAAGGTTAACATAGAAGCCAAAACGAAAAAGGCAAGAGAGATGGTCCCGAAACACGTAGAACTTCAAAAATTAGTTAAAAATTCCAGGTACTTGTCATCACTACTGATAGGACTTATAAAAGGTGATAGAGAGTTAGTAAGAACGGGGTTAAATGACGATATAGTGGAGAAGGCTAGGGAACCTCTCTTCCCGTATTATAGCAAATTAAAAGAAGTCGCGCTGAATCACAATGCCATAGGGGCTTGCGTGAGCGGTGCGGGGCCTACCATAGCTGTCTTCGTGGACGAGAAATCAGATAAAGCCCAAATTATTAAAGATGGACTTAAAATTTGCGAGTCTTACGGTTATGAGTGTAGTGTTAAGGAAGCAAAGATAGCAAGGGGTGCTTGGATTGAGGGACGGAACTAAGGTAACAAAAGAAGGAATAGACCAAGAGACAGGAGCTATAACTACGCCCATTTATCAGACCTCATCGTATGCTTATCCGATCGGAGAAAAGTACAGATACAGTAGAGAGGTAAACCCTACTGTTTTAAAACTAGGTGAAATGATAGCAGATTTAGAAGAAGCTGAGATGGGAGTAGCGTTCTCTTCAGGAATGGGAGCGATCTCATCAACACTCTTAACGCTCGTAAAACCTGGGAGTAAAGTATTAATTCACAGAGATATGTTCGGTAGGACGTATAGGTTTTTTAATGACTTTTTGAAAGGCTGGGGAGTAGAAGTACACGTTGCAAACCCCGGGCATATAATAGAGATGGCAAAGGGCGAAAAATACGATATGGTCTTCGTTGAGAGTATCTCGAACCCTATACTACGCGTAGTAGATCTCGTATCGCTGTCGAAAGTATGCAAGGAAAACGGGAGTACACTAATTGTAGACTCGACTTTCGCCACTCCTATAAACCAAAAGCCCGTAGTTCAAGGTGCAGATATAGTCCTTCATAGCGCGTCAAAGTTCATCGCAGGCCATAACGACGTAATAGCGGGCCTCGCGGCCGGTGGAAAAGATAAAATGACCAAGATAGACCTGATGAGGCGGACACTGGGCACATCCTTAGACCCACATGCTGCGTACCTCGTAATAAGGGGGATGAAGACGCTGAAGATCAGAATGGACGTCATTAACTCAAATTCGTCAAAGATAGCGGAGTTCCTAGCCGAACACCCTAAAGTAAGGGCAGTATATTATCCCGGGCTAAAGACACATCCGGATTACGAGATCGCAAGAAAAGTATTAAAGGGTTATGGGGGAGTAGTAAGTTTCGACATTAAGGGAACAATGGAAGATAGTATAAAGTTGATGACCAAGTTCAATGTAATTTTAGCTGCTCAAACACTAGGCGGTGTAAATTCAACAATATCTCATCCAGCTACGATGTCACACAGGACCTTATCACCAGAAGAAAGGAAAATAGTAGGCATTACAGACACGATGCTGAGGTTATCAGTTGGGATAGAGGATGTCGACGACTTGATAGAGGACCTTGACAAGGCTCTCTCTTCTATATAAGGGCTTTAATCTCGTTTTTCAATTCTTCCATTAACATCCCCTTAATCTCCTCTTTATGTAACCTAGTCAGATGGAGATACAAGCCCTTTTTAGTAAAAGGGCCTTTGCCACAAAGTTTACAATAGAGTAAAGACTCCTTTTGTTCTACTAACCAAAAAGCTACTTTTTGAGACGCATTCTTAGCTATATTCTTTGATGATAATCCAACTAGTCTCTCTATTTCTTCGTCCTTAACGTTGATCTTACTCGCAAGCCTTGCTGTTATTTCTATTAGCTTTTCAGCAGTTATTGATAGTCCGCTATCCATTTAGGATCCCACACACTGGCTATAGCAATTGCAATTGCGAACGCAGATATTAATCTACTTTGCTGTGTAATTATGTCTCCTTCCAGAAACTTATTTAACACACTCAGGTCTACCCCTAATATTCGTAGTATTTTCTCTATCCTGACTTCTACTTCTTTATAGTTTGGGGGGAGATTCCCGTTATTTACTTCCCTTTTTGCCTCAATTACCATCTCTAACGTCTCGCCTAGGTCGTCCTCGGTTACATCGGGGAATATCTTGGTCAATTTTCTGTTTATCTTACTCCCTATTACTTCAGCCATTCCAGGGGAGTAATTGATGGGGACTAAACTAGCAATCCACGCGTCTACATACCTTCTAACTGTTTCCTTGATGTCATCAGTTTCTCCTTCTATTTCCTCTACAATTGATGCTGCTGCTAAAATGTGAGATAGGGCTTCCCCTATTCTCAGGTCTTC belongs to Stygiolobus caldivivus and includes:
- a CDS encoding OB-fold nucleic acid binding domain-containing protein; the protein is MGEEKVGNLKPGMENVNLTVRVIEASEPRQIQTKNGTRTISEAVVGDETGRIKLTLWGNLAGSIKAGSVVKIDNAWTTAYKGQVQLNAGSKSQISESQEDGVPEADQIPENIPSAGEYRRPPQRGGRRFGGGRRPRPRREEGEEEE
- a CDS encoding PqqD family protein, whose protein sequence is MSSDLGPEKEGVNFDEVKDLKPQKIGEFVDKSEDEEGYIIKVAEDKVYELAPIAYYVWEMCDGNRTVTQIVNQISQEANLSPDQVREPVVMVLNELKKASLISM
- the glp gene encoding gephyrin-like molybdotransferase Glp — protein: MRAILKEENLLTPEEALQKLIYSLSPSTPEIEEVDIINSLGRISASDVHSPLDLPPFSRSTVDGYAVIADDTPGELKVIGKISIGEGKDLKVERGEAVEVDTGATIPRGATAVVKVEETIREGDTVKITKKLKFGENIGWVGSDIPKGTLVLRKGERITPEKIALLASVGINKVKVYRKIKIYIITTGNELVKPGESLSPGKIYESNSYYLASRLRLKGYEVVGTSLVSDDKEKIREELYKGISSADVVILTGGTSAGEKDFVHEVIREEGKIIVHGIKFKPGKPTILAEVKGKPVFGLPGNMVSTIMISEQIVEKYLSLKNGGEIDDYITVKAKAINKISADKKRFTYIPVFLFKREDEFYCLAVPFDSYMIGTFSLADGYIGLNPGEEVNEGESVRVYVRKLDTSPVYIGEEEPTIMSKLPQPFRMLPLGSLAAIKALKYGIGDILVVSDIYPEDVKEKEDLVLERDVMEVGDGDEIGYWEWVGISKIVQNPVVKLRYPSSALNFIGKAKIFVPSTILNQGKAIRRERLKVFIRNSKFKNHL
- a CDS encoding homoserine kinase, which codes for MSEKIIAKAFSSSANLGAGFDILAMAHDAFYDSVEITSQPSSSLQVYVEGEGVPNIPEQNSASFALIKLLEEFNIKAKLKVKVNKGIPPGLGMGSSGASSSAAVVAANELFKLELSNDDLVKFSMLGEIAASGSPHPDNVAASVVGGVVAVVSSEPVRVVQIPVNLPFSLILFIPKVNIEAKTKKAREMVPKHVELQKLVKNSRYLSSLLIGLIKGDRELVRTGLNDDIVEKAREPLFPYYSKLKEVALNHNAIGACVSGAGPTIAVFVDEKSDKAQIIKDGLKICESYGYECSVKEAKIARGAWIEGRN
- a CDS encoding aminotransferase class I/II-fold pyridoxal phosphate-dependent enzyme, which translates into the protein MRDGTKVTKEGIDQETGAITTPIYQTSSYAYPIGEKYRYSREVNPTVLKLGEMIADLEEAEMGVAFSSGMGAISSTLLTLVKPGSKVLIHRDMFGRTYRFFNDFLKGWGVEVHVANPGHIIEMAKGEKYDMVFVESISNPILRVVDLVSLSKVCKENGSTLIVDSTFATPINQKPVVQGADIVLHSASKFIAGHNDVIAGLAAGGKDKMTKIDLMRRTLGTSLDPHAAYLVIRGMKTLKIRMDVINSNSSKIAEFLAEHPKVRAVYYPGLKTHPDYEIARKVLKGYGGVVSFDIKGTMEDSIKLMTKFNVILAAQTLGGVNSTISHPATMSHRTLSPEERKIVGITDTMLRLSVGIEDVDDLIEDLDKALSSI